The DNA region CCACCTGGAATTTTCTGCTGATTTTTTTTAGGCTGTAGAAAATTATTGTATACATAAACTCCAGTATAGCCTATTAAACAAACCCAACAAATTATAAGAACTACAGACAATATTTTTTTAGCTTTTTTTCGAGAATTTTTAATCTTCATTTAAAGATCTCTTTATTTGTAATCGTCGTAAGTAACCATCAACGCTCGCGAATTTATCTGTCTAATAGTCTCGAGAGCAACAGTTACAATAATCAAGATTCCAGTTCCACCAATTGAAAGATTACTATTTTGAATTGAAGCTAGGTTATATAGGAGATAATCTGCAACAAATGGTAATAATGCAATCAGACCAAGAGCTACTGCACCAAACAAATTTAAGCGATTAACCACTTTATTTAAATAGTTTGCTGTCGAAATACCGGGGCGTATACCCTCAATAAATCCACCTTGTTTTTGAAGATTGTCAGCGATTTCATTCGAGTTAAATACAATCGAAGTATAAAAATATGTAAATACCACGATTAAAACAAAATATACGGCCGGATAAATAAACGACTCAGGAGAAGATCCGGTAAAAGTTCCTTGATTTGGGGCAGAAAACCATTTAATTAAGTTTTCAGCCAATGAAACATTAACTTTAGCATTCTTCATCACCTGACCAATAAACGCAGGAAGACTCAAGAATGAAACAGCAAAAATTACTGGAATAACACCGGCAACAATAAGTTTTACTGGCAATATACTTTTTATTCCACCATAAGATGAATTTCCATGAACTCGTTTTGCATAATTAATAGTAATAACTCTTTGCGCTTCATTAATCTTAACTAAAATATAAAGAAGAATTAAGCTTATTACTAGAAGTATCAATGTAACCATAAATGCAATACGATTAACAGGCAAAGTAAACCAACCGAAAACATCAAAAGCACCATCTTTAGTATCTGTAATTGAAGAAATTAGAGTTGCTAATGTTGTTGGTAGCTGTGAAATAATACCAGCAAAAATAACTAAGGAAATTCCATTTCCAACGCCTTTTTCTGTGATAATTTCACCAATCCACATCAAAAGAACCGAACCGGCGACCATTGCAGTTACGGCAACAATCCAGTTAGACAAACTCATGCCTTTGAAGCCCGCAGAGTTAGATTGAAGAACGGTTGTCTGCAATATGAAAATATAAGCAATAGATTGAATGATTGCCAAAGGAATAGTTAAAATTCGCGTCCATTGATTAATCTTTCGTCGACCAGACTCGCCATCATTATTTAGCTCTTCTAGTGATGGGATAGCTTTTGTCATTAACTGAGTAATAATTGAGGCAGTAATAAATGGGCTTAGACCAACAAGCATAATTGAAAAGCTTGTCAAAGCACCACCAGTTAGCAGATTGATAAATCCTCCTAAATCGGTGCTCTTAATAGCAGATTCAACAACCTCTTTCAAGTTTCCCGCATTAGCAAGAGGAATTGGCACATGTGCCAAGAATCTAAAAATTATTAAAAGACCAACCACTCCAAAGACACGCTTTTGCATATCTTTATTTTTCATCGATTTAACTATTATTTTCCAATTCATAATAACTATTTTACCATACTTTCAATCTTATTTAAAGATTCAATTCCTATTTAATTAAAAAATACCCAACTATTAATATTGCTAATAAAATTCTATACCAACCAAACATTTGAAAATCATTATTCTTAAGATAGTTAACTAGAGACTTTATAACAAACATTGAAACGACAAATGTTAAAATTAAGGCAACTGATAGGTAGAAAATCTCAGTATTAGAATATTTAAAGCCATGTTTAACAATCTTAAGCATACTCGAACCTAGCATGATAGGAATGCCCATAAAAAATGAAAATTCTACTGCGATTTTTCTTGAAACTCCCGTCAATAGCCCACCAATTATTGTCGATCCACTTCGAGAAGTTCCAGGAATAAGTGCTAAAATTTGGTATCCACCAATTTTAAGTGCATCCAAATAAGTCATCTCTCCAAAACTTTCAATTTTTGGCTTTATATTTTTATTTTTTCGAAATTGCTCTATAACAATAAACAAAATACCGTAAACCATCAACATCGCTGAAATAACCCACATATTTTCGAAATATTTTTCTATAAAATTATTAAATAGTATCCCCATAGCTCCTGCAGGAATTGCGCCAATTAATATTTTTTTCCATAATTCAATTGTATTCTTTTTTTCACGATGATTTTTGTGTTTATCAAAAGGATTTAGCTTAGACCAATAAGTAAAAATAACTGCCATTATAGCTCCGAGCTGAATAACAACCATAAATACAGATTTAAACTCACTCGAAAAATTAAGCTTAGTAAATTCATCAAATAGTAGCATGTGGCCAGTGCTTGAAATAGGCAGCCATTCGGTAACACCTTCAATTATACTAACTATAACGATTTTAAATAATTCCAAAATATCCATAACTCTAACATTATATCATGCTTTTGGTTAAATTAAAATAACAACAAATTTGATTATTTTAGACAAAATAAAGAACACCCCTCTTGGAGTGCTCTTTGAATTATAAACTATTATTTGATGATGTTTGTAACAACACCAGCACCAACAGTTCGTCCACCTTCACGGATAGCAAAGTTCAAACCTTGCTCCATGGCGATAGGTGCTTGCAATTTAACTTTGAAAGTTACATTGTCACCAGGCATAACCATTTCTTTATCAGCTGGAAGTTCAACTTCACCAGTAACGTCAGTTGTTCGGAAGTAGAATTGTGGTTTGTAACCCTTTGAGAATGGAGTGTGTCGTCCACCTTCATCTTTTTTCAAGATATAAACTTCAGCTTCAAATTCTGTGTGTGGAGTAATTGTGCCAGGAGCAGCAATAACTTGTCCACGTTCGATTTGATCTCGATCAATACCTCGAAGAAGAAGACCAGCGTTGTCAC from Candidatus Saccharimonas sp. includes:
- the secY gene encoding preprotein translocase subunit SecY, translating into MNWKIIVKSMKNKDMQKRVFGVVGLLIIFRFLAHVPIPLANAGNLKEVVESAIKSTDLGGFINLLTGGALTSFSIMLVGLSPFITASIITQLMTKAIPSLEELNNDGESGRRKINQWTRILTIPLAIIQSIAYIFILQTTVLQSNSAGFKGMSLSNWIVAVTAMVAGSVLLMWIGEIITEKGVGNGISLVIFAGIISQLPTTLATLISSITDTKDGAFDVFGWFTLPVNRIAFMVTLILLVISLILLYILVKINEAQRVITINYAKRVHGNSSYGGIKSILPVKLIVAGVIPVIFAVSFLSLPAFIGQVMKNAKVNVSLAENLIKWFSAPNQGTFTGSSPESFIYPAVYFVLIVVFTYFYTSIVFNSNEIADNLQKQGGFIEGIRPGISTANYLNKVVNRLNLFGAVALGLIALLPFVADYLLYNLASIQNSNLSIGGTGILIIVTVALETIRQINSRALMVTYDDYK
- a CDS encoding undecaprenyl-diphosphate phosphatase codes for the protein MDILELFKIVIVSIIEGVTEWLPISSTGHMLLFDEFTKLNFSSEFKSVFMVVIQLGAIMAVIFTYWSKLNPFDKHKNHREKKNTIELWKKILIGAIPAGAMGILFNNFIEKYFENMWVISAMLMVYGILFIVIEQFRKNKNIKPKIESFGEMTYLDALKIGGYQILALIPGTSRSGSTIIGGLLTGVSRKIAVEFSFFMGIPIMLGSSMLKIVKHGFKYSNTEIFYLSVALILTFVVSMFVIKSLVNYLKNNDFQMFGWYRILLAILIVGYFLIK